The Halobacterium sp. CBA1132 genome has a segment encoding these proteins:
- a CDS encoding universal stress protein, which produces MFDSILVPTDGSECAEVAIGYAEDLAERYEATVHVLCVVDSRSLDTDTRLEQVQEESTEIVTAVHDRLAGADIPVEDAVRTGVPHQEILDYATQQDTDLVAMGTHGRTGVERFLLGSVTEKVVRQSEVPVLTVRAENDETVTYPYSDILIPTDGSEQAAGAIDVGVDITSTYQARLHAVSVINSTSFGVDVRSADIFEVLDEAAQTAVETVANEATEASVSALETAVKYGNPYREIRSYIDEHDIDLVVMGTHGRSGLERYLLGSVTEKIVRTSPVPVLTVRSTDSAPD; this is translated from the coding sequence ATGTTCGACAGTATTCTCGTTCCGACAGACGGGAGTGAGTGTGCCGAGGTTGCCATCGGATACGCGGAGGACTTGGCAGAGCGGTACGAGGCGACCGTTCACGTCCTGTGCGTGGTTGATTCTCGCAGCCTCGATACCGACACCCGACTGGAACAGGTCCAGGAGGAAAGTACAGAGATCGTGACAGCCGTCCACGATAGGCTCGCTGGAGCGGATATCCCAGTTGAAGACGCTGTTCGAACTGGAGTTCCCCACCAGGAAATTTTAGACTACGCCACCCAACAGGACACTGATTTGGTCGCCATGGGAACGCACGGTCGGACTGGTGTCGAACGGTTCCTTCTGGGCAGCGTCACTGAGAAAGTCGTTCGACAATCCGAGGTCCCAGTGTTGACTGTCCGCGCGGAGAACGACGAGACAGTCACCTACCCGTACTCCGATATCCTCATCCCGACTGACGGGAGCGAACAAGCTGCTGGCGCAATCGACGTCGGAGTCGACATCACTAGCACGTACCAGGCCCGCCTTCACGCCGTATCGGTCATCAATTCCACGTCTTTCGGGGTTGATGTCCGGTCTGCAGACATCTTCGAGGTACTCGACGAAGCCGCACAGACGGCCGTCGAGACGGTCGCGAACGAAGCCACCGAGGCTTCCGTCTCGGCGCTCGAAACAGCCGTCAAGTACGGGAATCCGTACCGCGAGATTCGCTCATACATCGACGAGCATGATATTGATTTGGTCGTGATGGGAACGCACGGTCGAAGCGGGCTGGAGCGATATCTACTCGGTAGTGTCACTGAAAAGATCGTGCGAACGTCCCCCGTCCCGGTCCTGACAGTTCGGTCGACAGACTCCGCCCCGGATTAG
- a CDS encoding hemolysin family protein, producing MVDLALSAAQLLLALFLVVLNGFFVASEFAFVRIRGTTVDQLAAEGRPGSGTLQEVMTDLDNYLATTQLGITIASLGLGWVGEPAVAALLEPVLAPILPASLIHLVAFAIGFGIITFLHVVFGELAPKTLAIAQTERLSLFLAPPMKLFYYLLYPGIVVFNGAANAFTRSLGVPPASESEEILGERELLRVLTQSGEGGDIDSAEVTMIKRVFDLDDIIVREVMVPRPDVVSVPADTPLAELHSTVLDTGHTRYPVIDADDGDQVVGYVDVKDVLQAEVGDGDAETVEDLARDIIVVPETMTVRDLLVQFREDRQQMAAVIDEWGAFEGIATVEDVVEALVGDLRDEFDRDEREPSIRPHDDEGYDIDGGVQLSKLNEILPGDFESEEVETIGGLVLEQLNRAPEPGDSVELAGHVVEVTGVEGTRISTVWVRDRDSDDPAEE from the coding sequence ATGGTAGATCTCGCGCTTTCGGCGGCACAACTGCTTCTCGCACTCTTCCTCGTGGTGTTGAACGGCTTCTTCGTCGCTTCTGAGTTCGCGTTCGTCCGAATTCGGGGGACAACGGTCGACCAACTCGCCGCGGAGGGGCGGCCCGGCTCGGGGACGCTCCAGGAGGTGATGACGGACCTCGACAACTACCTCGCCACGACGCAACTCGGCATCACCATCGCCTCACTCGGACTCGGGTGGGTCGGTGAACCGGCAGTCGCAGCACTCCTCGAACCGGTTCTGGCGCCGATTCTCCCGGCGAGTCTCATCCATCTTGTCGCGTTCGCAATCGGGTTCGGTATCATCACGTTCCTCCACGTCGTCTTCGGTGAGCTCGCGCCGAAGACGCTCGCAATCGCCCAAACCGAACGCCTCTCGCTGTTCCTCGCCCCGCCGATGAAGCTCTTCTACTACCTGCTCTACCCGGGGATTGTCGTCTTCAACGGGGCGGCCAACGCGTTCACGCGGTCGCTTGGCGTGCCGCCCGCATCCGAATCGGAGGAGATACTCGGCGAGCGGGAACTGCTTCGAGTGCTCACCCAGTCCGGCGAAGGCGGGGATATTGATTCGGCAGAAGTCACGATGATCAAACGCGTCTTCGACCTCGACGACATCATCGTGCGGGAGGTCATGGTCCCGCGACCAGACGTCGTGAGCGTGCCGGCAGACACGCCACTCGCCGAACTCCATTCGACTGTTCTGGACACCGGCCACACACGCTATCCGGTCATCGACGCCGACGACGGCGACCAAGTCGTCGGATACGTCGACGTCAAAGACGTCCTGCAGGCGGAGGTAGGCGACGGCGACGCTGAGACTGTCGAAGACCTTGCCCGCGATATTATCGTCGTTCCGGAGACGATGACCGTTCGAGACCTCTTGGTTCAGTTCAGAGAGGACCGCCAGCAGATGGCCGCAGTCATCGACGAGTGGGGAGCGTTCGAGGGGATTGCGACGGTCGAAGACGTCGTTGAAGCGCTCGTCGGCGACCTCCGAGACGAGTTCGACCGTGACGAGCGCGAACCGTCGATACGCCCGCACGACGACGAAGGGTACGACATCGACGGGGGCGTTCAACTGTCGAAACTCAACGAGATTCTGCCTGGAGACTTCGAGAGCGAGGAGGTCGAAACGATTGGTGGCCTGGTTCTCGAACAACTCAACCGCGCACCAGAACCCGGCGACAGCGTCGAACTCGCCGGACACGTCGTCGAGGTCACTGGGGTCGAGGGAACCCGAATCTCGACGGTGTGGGTTCGTGACCGAGACAGCGACGACCCTGCGGAGGAGTAG
- a CDS encoding RPA12/RPB9/RPC11 RNA polymerase family protein: MQFCDGCGSIMHTEGDTWVCRSCGAEEPRDSQAEAAMATQDEQQDDGAPDVADATQDATETMAEPCPADDCDSDRAYSEMMPKPGGSYEVRLFTCVECGHKWRET, translated from the coding sequence ATGCAGTTCTGTGACGGGTGTGGGTCGATAATGCACACGGAGGGCGACACGTGGGTGTGTCGCTCCTGTGGGGCCGAAGAGCCGCGGGACTCGCAGGCGGAAGCGGCGATGGCGACCCAGGACGAACAACAGGACGACGGGGCACCTGACGTGGCCGATGCGACCCAAGACGCTACCGAGACCATGGCGGAGCCCTGTCCGGCCGACGACTGCGACAGCGACCGGGCGTACTCCGAGATGATGCCAAAGCCCGGCGGCTCCTACGAGGTGCGGCTGTTCACCTGCGTCGAGTGCGGCCACAAGTGGCGCGAGACCTGA
- a CDS encoding MBL fold metallo-hydrolase produces MSTTGASVQLIRNATVLVDVGDTTFLVDPMLASQGANPPVPNSPNDRRNPLVPLPDIDLDYDAVVVTHRHPDHWGEAASAELDVDVPLFCQPAEADEFTDEGFTDVRPVDDEAAFEGVTIHRTPGQHGHGDLAEEMGPVSGFVFEGDETVYVAGDTIWYDPVAETLDAFEPDVVVLNGGEAQFEQGEPITMGVADVNAVRDATSGEVVVVHMEAINHCLLSREDLRAETTNVHVPEDGEHVDF; encoded by the coding sequence ATGTCAACGACTGGTGCCAGCGTGCAGTTGATTCGCAACGCCACGGTTCTCGTGGATGTCGGCGACACGACGTTCCTCGTCGACCCGATGCTCGCGTCGCAGGGCGCGAATCCGCCCGTTCCGAACTCGCCGAACGACCGGAGGAACCCACTCGTCCCGCTGCCCGACATCGACCTCGACTACGACGCCGTGGTCGTCACACATCGCCACCCCGACCACTGGGGCGAGGCGGCCAGCGCGGAACTGGACGTGGACGTCCCGCTGTTCTGTCAGCCTGCGGAAGCAGACGAGTTCACTGACGAGGGCTTCACTGACGTCCGCCCTGTGGACGACGAGGCGGCGTTCGAGGGTGTCACCATCCATCGGACGCCGGGTCAGCACGGGCACGGGGACCTCGCCGAGGAGATGGGGCCAGTCTCGGGGTTCGTCTTCGAGGGCGACGAGACCGTGTACGTCGCCGGCGACACCATCTGGTACGACCCGGTCGCGGAGACACTCGACGCGTTCGAGCCCGACGTGGTCGTTCTCAACGGCGGCGAAGCCCAGTTCGAGCAGGGCGAACCGATTACGATGGGCGTCGCGGACGTCAACGCTGTCCGCGACGCCACTTCCGGCGAGGTCGTCGTCGTCCACATGGAAGCAATCAACCACTGCTTGCTGTCGCGTGAAGACCTGCGAGCGGAGACGACGAACGTTCACGTCCCCGAGGACGGCGAACACGTCGACTTCTAA
- a CDS encoding fumarylacetoacetate hydrolase family protein, with amino-acid sequence MSQVRFRDPAGSVREGTWTEDGIEFGGRVYSPSTVDVLAPTEPSKIVCVGLNYADHAEEEGMDVPDRPLLFLKPPNTVSSHGDTITLPAGKDTIEHEVELGIVIGEQARNVDESDAMDVVAGYTCANDVSNRDDQYEEQNWVRGKAFDNSCPLGPVVADTDDVPEDADVELRVNGETRQSSSIEEFIFSVPEIVAEITQYVTLEPGDVVLTGTPAGVGPLGDGDHVEVEIEGVGVLEHGVERVD; translated from the coding sequence GTGTCCCAAGTTAGATTCCGCGATCCCGCAGGCAGCGTCAGAGAGGGAACCTGGACCGAGGACGGCATCGAATTCGGTGGCCGCGTCTACAGTCCCTCGACAGTCGACGTGTTGGCTCCGACCGAACCCTCGAAGATTGTCTGCGTCGGTCTCAACTACGCCGACCACGCCGAAGAAGAGGGAATGGACGTTCCGGACCGCCCGCTACTCTTCCTGAAGCCGCCGAACACGGTTTCGAGCCACGGCGACACGATCACGCTCCCGGCGGGCAAAGACACCATCGAGCACGAAGTCGAACTCGGCATCGTCATCGGCGAGCAAGCCCGGAACGTCGACGAATCGGACGCGATGGACGTGGTGGCGGGCTACACGTGCGCGAACGACGTGTCCAACCGCGACGACCAGTACGAGGAACAGAACTGGGTGCGCGGGAAGGCCTTCGACAACTCGTGCCCGCTCGGCCCCGTTGTCGCCGACACCGACGACGTACCCGAGGACGCGGACGTCGAACTGCGCGTGAACGGCGAGACCCGCCAGTCCTCGTCCATCGAGGAGTTCATCTTCTCCGTCCCCGAAATCGTCGCCGAAATCACCCAGTACGTGACCCTCGAACCCGGCGACGTGGTCTTGACTGGAACGCCGGCAGGCGTCGGCCCGCTCGGTGACGGCGACCACGTCGAGGTCGAAATCGAGGGTGTCGGCGTGCTCGAACACGGCGTCGAGCGAGTGGACTGA